The DNA window ACAATATTTTTATCAGGCGGGATtttagtacattttgtattagctTCTTGCATTGTAATAGTGTTTATAACTTTTTCAGTGGCTGCAGTGCAATTTGGTAAGGTTGCAATAATTGTtcctttatttgatttgatgatTGAAGGTCCTGCACATTTTGGTGACCCTGTAAGGTCATCGAGAGTATTATCAAGAGTCACATTAGaatcattttttgtttttatatttatcttaTTTGTTGTAGTGATAGTCTCATTTGAAGAAGCCAATTTATCTGATTCaagattttttgatttttcattGATTACAGTTCCTTTGCTAGTCTCTATGACTGTTTCAGCAGCTGACACTTTCTTATCATTAGAACTCATATCATCATTTTTGTCTGCTAATTCTTCAGTTGGTTTTTCTTTACTATCTGCATATTCTTCCTTTTTATCATTTGACCCATTAAATTTGACCCTTTTGACACATTTTTTGTTTGTATTATTTCTGGATTTTGGATTACTTTTCTTAGTTTTAGCTGACAATGGGTGGGAGTATGCAGAGATAGGCAGCACATTAACCattgttgtttttgtaatatcatTCGAATTTCTATTAATAATAGGAATTGTTGCTTGTTTATTTAGTGGCTGAAGATTTGTATCTACCAACACAAACGTAGGTGCTTGAGGAAACAATACTGGCCTTTGGGGAAATATATATGGTGTAGCAGGTAACATGACAATTGTACCTTCTGAAAAAATGAAATAACCAATATGTAGTACTTGCTTTAAACAATTATACACTTATTTTTGAAAACAGTATTAGAACATAATTGACCAAGATCCCCGTAGCACCAAATCTGCCTTTTCTTTGATGTTGGGATATTTGCTAGCTTGGACCAAGCGCCAATTTAAAGATATCAGCTGCTAAATGTTATTATTTCGCACTCTTATTTTGCTTACATTCAAGCAAACGAATAGTGACTGCGCAATCTTACTTACAGCGACATTGAATCGTGTTTGGCCGATGTTTGGCCCCTACAATTGTTCCGGCTGCTTACAAAAAGTATTGATATAGTTCCCTgattatcataaaataaaaatcggaCTATAAGTATaagattaagttttttttttaactttacagCGCTTGGCAGAAATTACGCCCCACGGGAGGTGTCTGGCAgtattgattattaattatttacaatattctgtacaacatacataaaaatcaaCAGccagactttaagaaaagtgagtaataTTTTTTCGTACATTTAGCAGCTGATATCGATGATGATTTAAACTGGCCCTTGGTCCAAGCTCGCAAATATCCGTACGTTAAAGGTACATACAAAGACTACTCTATTACATTTTGtgactcagaaaataaggcagaTCTGGCACTATGGGGGTCTTGCTCTATAAAAACTTACCTTTTTTAAGATTTGTTATTGGTAATAACTTTGGTAACTTTGGTGGAcatctatttattattttagttttttttcctgtttgttttaagtttgttgttgttgtttctcTACAATTATCAGTTTTGGTACTTTGATTCATAACTTTCACGCATTTGCAATCTATAAAGATAAATTGTTAGTTAAAACCATGCTTGCGTTATTTAAAAGAGATAAGTACTTAtacattatataaaaactaaaaaaaattaatgcttttgataatttcaaaatattttgaagCTGTTATATATAACAGAAAAACAATATTAtggcgtttaaactaccgtgagtgatttccattataaataatatcgaaactagtcaggctaacgtcgactagacacgtgagtacagccgggatagatattatttataatagaaaaacaataatttatttataattgatAAAACGTAGTAAAATAACAAAATCTTTAATTTTGCATTAGTAAAATAACTTACGTGGAATTTTCTTATTTATACCAAGAGTAACTTGTATTGAGACatcatttttgttatttttgtgtttttctatggtttctaattttatttctaaagCTAATATGTCTGCttctgaaatatattttttaattacttaccaaTGCATTtaagacattttaaaatatgcAACCATTACAATTGGCTTAGGCACAGGTGTTATTATGGGCACATAATAAAAGCGAAAATAAGTCTGCCTGTCTGATTTTCATGGcccatttttttaaacaattttggcgaaatttagcacagagatagctagcataGCATAGCATCTTGGgttggacatagactacttttgataccagaaaatcaaagagtcctgGTGGGATTTTTAATATCTTAATctacatgtataatattatagtagataAAGTCGCTGGCATTATCTATTCCACATGGAGACACAgacatttcattttaattttatttgtcacagaaccgcccacagaattacacacttaaAATGCAAAATATGTTTATGAGTTTTATAGGTCTTGTGTATGTAACTCAATTTACGGGCAGTCACAATATGCATTGAAAAACAagtcatacaataaaataaccTAACATAACATGGACCACTTTTTATCCTGGCAAAAGTGAACAGTTTCCATGGCATATTTCAAacttgtgggcatcatctagtaaaataatGGTGCATATTATTAACTGTTACTAAATCATCACCAGCAACGAATTTCTGCTTTACTATGTCACTAGGATATTGTACCACAATGAAAAGTATCATACCTAGGTTCTATAAATGTTTGAGCCATTTCTACAGTGTCAAATTTAATCAAGGCCAGTTCAGTGGTTTATCAGGGAGATAGGGACTGATCATGATGAAAATCTCTTCGGGATAAAGAACAATTCAAAAAATCTACCCCAACAGAGTCAAAGTCATCTACTAGTTATGATTTATGTATCGGTAAATAATAACTTACTGAGCTTTGTTTTTTCTTGAACACAGTTTGTTAAGCAAATTATAGCTTTTTGTACTATCTCAATTTTAGGATACTGTACGTTATCTGCTTCTTCATCATTATTAGCTCTGTTTATTGATTTAACAATCTCTCCAAGTTTTGAAATGGCATCATTAAATTTTATGCGTCGTTGACGTTCCCATTCTCGGCATCGGCTGAAAATCATGAAGTAGATTCgaaatatgataaaatatacagaaataaaatttacaatCTTAACATGAATCATAATCAATAAGCATAGAGATCAGATTTCTCAAGCTGATAAAattaggtaaataggtaggtaagtacctacataatggaTTGCAAAATTTCATAGTAATTTACATtaggaataaaaatataataattgaatgATTGTAAAGCTTAAACTTTGAGAATTAATGattataaattgaaaatcaCTACAAGAACTCAGTGGCATTCTACAGAGATTACTTACCTTGGTGTACGTTGTTTATTTGTAGAGCTAGGTTCCATTTTACTAAATAATGAGTATTTACGTTGAAAATTAGCTAAAACGAATTTtagcacataatatttttatataagttaGATAAATGAAGGGTTCTAACTtctactttttttattattgttttgaacTTTTGACTAATGACATTTTCCAAATTTAACATCTCTGTTGAcaattgacattgacatttaaaaaaagttgctAGCCGTagaccgtagatagagtaataaagctagatacaggaacgtttgctttctcattcacaccaaaaacagagcacagataaagttactaatgtgataaacagagacgcagctaacctagtTTTTGttccttatcgtgtaaccgatttttttcaagcaatacaactttagttgcaaaacaaactttgagaattcgtggcgtcattgtatttctcattagttatttacttgttttcacataaaaacgtttaatccaaatattgttgatcggttaagacaaatattgactactaaacaatggtaataattgtcgtgttattcatcgttacgtcgtgctatcgctatctcatacgcagTTACACCGAACTTTGacctagcttttttactcaatctacgaTGATGGCAGATTTTATCTATTTTGACGATGGTCACACTCACCGGTTCCTTTTCGACTTTGACCCGTTGCAGAAGTTTTGAGTTCTGACTAGGCTTGGCGAAAAAAGAACAATacatcgatatatcgatattatttgttccatatagttatattattgaaagaaatttaatttttcgATTTATCGATGTATTCAATTAAATTCTAACTATCGAAAAGGATAGGagaaaaaattgatattttttccGGACCGATAAACAAATTAGTTATTTAACTACTTatgtttttacttttactatattattcatttaaaaatcGATGCTCGATCGGATTTAGCTGAAAACGCTAGAACCCAGAgtcgtaaaaaaaattatcagatTGGTCATGGATTGGCCCTTCAGAACAAATAGAAGAAGTAGAAGTTGCCCTATTgcgactcttactgttagagcgagacaGCTAAATTATGCATTCAAGCTCTTATCAGAACGTGACGAATCATCACTTTTGTCCTAATCATCGTAGCCACTTTTTGTTTGTCACAAAGAGTAAATGTATGTTTGTCAAGACATGTTTTGAACGTGAGATCTtaacaaacaacgtgaagtgagcttatgttgactcaagtattttaaagaaataattgatttgttttgaaaattcaatacaatttttttttttgaagttaCTGTGAAAAGGTGGGTTGCAGTGTACGAGGCTACAATAGTCAAAGctaacgtaaaatagaaggacaTTTCACAAGTATTGTAACTACCTCTGCTAGAGTGAGAGGGACAATAGGGGCcatgctagttgcatatctgtaggtgTATATCTGTGATTGGTccctttaaaattattattatttatggccCACGACTTAACACTATTATAAGTATCGATatatatcgatattttatttttaaggcaCTTCCGACTTCCGACATCCCTAGTTCTGACTAATCGACAGCGTTTCTAATCAATTCATTGTTTTTCCCAATAACGTCATAACGTCATTCAATAGCTAACATTAGCGTCTTTCCACGGTCTTTCCTTTCCTGCTTATTGTAAACTGTGTTTACTGCTTTCAATTTCTTTTTGAGGACAAGGATCTTACCAGATTCTTGTAAAACTATAAAGTTAGGTATACAGTGAAAAAAACGTGTCAATAAAGTACATTTTGTTGGGTCATATAAAATTACtgtattttcatacaaaatcttGTGCAAAGCCAACATGTCGCTGTACCCCTCGTTGGAAGATATGAAAGTGGACAAGATGGTCCGAGCCCAAATGGCTCAAGACCATGCACCACCTTCGTACCATTCGACGTATCAGCCGATTACTGCACCAGCCGCGCCCGTCGCCCCTAATGCACCTATACATGTCTACCCTGCACTTGGAGAATATATGGGACTGGAGCTTTCACAAGATGTTATTGCAGTCAACATGCCAGAATATCAGATACAAACCGTAAGTTATCGTAACCGTAACTCAATATCTACTTACCAAAATATTAGCTTTATAGCATTAATCAATGCTTTTCTGACACCACATTCAGCCACTTTCAACTTCTTGTGGgattaaaacaatttttcacTTGATAGTAACCTGTCTGTCCTCAAAACACCAGCTTTATcaagatgagtcagtcagtagtTTAACACTCAGAAAAGTAACAAGCAAACTGACATACATACTTTCTCATGTACTTATTAGTTTAGTTATACTATAGGGCACTCCAATTCATCTATCATTCAAAGTCTAGTCtattcaacatcatcatcatgataaacccatcgccatctcactacagagcacaagtCTTTCAGAGTGTGAAGGTTTATGGTcacagtctaccatgctggccatgtgtgggttggcagagttcacacacctttgagaacattatagagaactctcaggcgtgggGGTTTCCtatcctcatgatgttttccttcacttcgCTTCTAGTTTATAGCGAGGTTTAGACAGCAAAAACTTCTTGCAAGTTTTTCTGCAATTacttgcagaattgtttacactacaagcaatattgtacatttacatacatttgtgactCGCAGCAAGTCCAGCAAATTACAAAacttgacgtgattgtttacacggtagaaaAAGCTTGCagaagtcaacttctgcaagtattcttgctaatctaaacctcgcttatTATCATTGTTCTTTGTTTCTTAAGGTGCAACCTTCTGGTGCAGTGAGTATGATAGCACCTATCTCTTTCCAATCCCCGAGTCTCTTGAAGGCAACAGTCACCAATGGTATCAGACAAGTCATACTCTGTAAAGACAGAGATGGGAAATGTGGTTTAAGGCTCCACTCAGTTAATAATGGAGTCTTTGTATGCTATGTTGCGGCCGGCAGCCCGGCTGCTCTGGCTGGACTCAGATTCGGTGACCAAATTTTGGAGATCAACAACATAGCAATGGCAGGAATGTCTATGGAGGAATGTCATGCTATTCTCAAAAAGGCACCTACAAATGGAATCAATATGGCTGTTCGTGACAGgtaattattgtattgtattttgtaaTGTATGGTACGGTTAATTGATGGACATCTTTAGGCTGGCAAAGCATCATCTATTATGACATGATGCCTGAGACTTTGTCCATGTCAATATAGGTTATTAATAATGCTGTTGAAACTCTTTGTTCTcccaggattaaaagtagcccaCATAATTTCCCAGGTCTATAAcagctatatccatgcaaaaatcacattatTTAGCTCCTCCGTTGTTATatgattgcaggacaaaccaacaaatgtACAGTTTTGCATTTACCTATAGTATCAATCAATTAATCTATAATCAGCCTGTTTGCTGGACATAAGCCTTCCCAACTCTCTACTCTTTCTATTTATAGTATGGTAGTGATTAATTACAAAAAAGGTCCTTTTCTTCTTGGCTATCTTTATTGATGATGGATTTCAGCATTAATGactttttgtaggtacctaaacacaACACCTAACTATATAATAACTATATGTATTCTAGGCCTTTTGAGAGGACTGTTACCCTGCATAAGGATTCCCTTGGACATGTTGGATTCCAATTCAAGGATGGGAATATTGTTGGATTGGTGAAGGATTCATCTGCGGCACGGAACGGTCTATTGACTGACCATCAACTACTGGAGATAAACACTGTCAACGTTGTGGGCATGAAAGATAAGGAAATATCAAAGGTGATCGATGCCAGCCCCTCCGTTGTAAACATAACCATTATTCCACAATATATCTACAAACATATGATAAGCAAGTGAGTATTGCAAATATAAATACACTACTATAAACTCTCTGCTGAGTTTGTCTGTGTGTGTATGGTATTCTCGGAAATTACTGTAAGGATTCTAATTTTTCTTCTTAATAGATAGATGGATTTTCCTTGAAAGTATAGGTGTGTTAAATTTATAAATGTGGAATGTAAATTCAAATTGGTTGAACTATGAtgctaatcttctaaatataaaaagataaagtgactgactgactgactgatctatcaacccacagctcaaactactggacggaccgagctgaaatttggtatgcagatagctattatgatgtatattgtatacaaccgctaagaatggatttcgaaaaattcaacccctaagggggttgaaatttgtgtagtctacgcggacgtagtcgcgtcTAAATATCGCGTAAAAATAAGTCTGTGAAAATCGTAACAAAGCCGatactataaaaattaaaaaatatgtagggTTCTAAAGTAGTTGTTTATGTATTAAAGccaattttatgtaggtatcatatttttaatctattgaTAGAATGACTCATTCAATGAGTGTAATGAAAGAACTAATAATAGATATTAAACAGGTATAAGTACTACTTTGTTGTTGATAAGAGACAATCCATTATTCATGTTTCACAACACCAGGATTTTATAGCGAAATGGCCCGATTatcccgatctgtccagtggtttgagctgtgcgttgatggatcagtcagtcagcttttccttttttatatatagatttttttttaaattcagatacaagttaccctTGACTGTAATgtgtaagtgacgatgcagtctaaggtgcgAGCGGGCTAaccacggcatcgtaccggaagttaaatcgcttggtggcggcacggctttgccggtagggtggtaactagccacggccgagccctcccaccagaacagatcagaaattttgaaattataaattccaaatccctgccaggaatcgaacccgggacttcccactcataagaccacagcgcataccactgcgccagggaggtcgtcaaaattataAACAGATTTTTGTCAAATCGGTCTACTAGAACCTAAAATATACCTTGTGAAACAGACTTCAAAAGCTATTATTAGTCATAGCCTTTTCCTTAGTTGGTTTTTCCCTATTACTcatctattaatttttttattacagaatGTCATCCGCATTGTTCAAAGAATTGGACCGCACACCTGCTGTGTAAAATGAAAAGGAGTTGAcaaagtaatatttttgaaattatatttCACAGAGGCACGAATTTATATAGTTTTTATATTACCAGCACTAAATTTTGTACTTTTATCCTAATTTAGAAGTTCTATAGTGtcaatttatttataagatTCAAATTGAAATAACATGTCAATTTTGACCAAAGTTGATTATATTTTGAATAATTGTTTTTGTCACAAAAAACAGCATTTAGATTGTGGTTTAGGATAAAAAGATAATCTTTATGGATAAAAGGATAATCTTAAAGCATTAGTCACAAAGCAATATGTGCCAATGATACCTTTGATTTTCTATTAATCATATTGAGCATATTGCAGGTCCTGACCAAAATATAATG is part of the Maniola hyperantus chromosome 3, iAphHyp1.2, whole genome shotgun sequence genome and encodes:
- the LOC117996163 gene encoding syntenin-1-like; translated protein: MSLYPSLEDMKVDKMVRAQMAQDHAPPSYHSTYQPITAPAAPVAPNAPIHVYPALGEYMGLELSQDVIAVNMPEYQIQTVQPSGAVSMIAPISFQSPSLLKATVTNGIRQVILCKDRDGKCGLRLHSVNNGVFVCYVAAGSPAALAGLRFGDQILEINNIAMAGMSMEECHAILKKAPTNGINMAVRDRPFERTVTLHKDSLGHVGFQFKDGNIVGLVKDSSAARNGLLTDHQLLEINTVNVVGMKDKEISKVIDASPSVVNITIIPQYIYKHMISKMSSALFKELDRTPAV